A genomic region of Pseudomonas sp. KU43P contains the following coding sequences:
- a CDS encoding ABC transporter permease, with amino-acid sequence MNGILSKGRASLLGPRRGPFATQGRFYIGGRVLPWVLPGLIALLWWVASRQHWMSEQILPAPSLVWQSAVEFGSGELWGHLWISLQRLFWGLLAGIASGLLLGAWLGTSRRAQTLVLPSFVALAQIPTLAWIPLFMLFFGIGELLKLVVLVKAVVVPVTLHTLVGVRDAQPKLREAAGVLRLPRHLLFLRLLLPAALPAFLTGVRLALATGWTSLLAVELLASSEGIGYLMVWGRQLFMLDLVLLCILVIGLVGALLERGFSNLEKRLLFWPQPATGEQQRGPVPRGWQSLLLPAALLALWQASSSLGWVDTNILTSPLEVLHTLLAGLADGSLAHAMLLSLQRTLTGLLLGGSAGLLLGLLLGLSYPAERVLSPSLSALRQVALFAWVPLLTACFGLGEGAKHVFVGLAAFFPLLIATQRGIASLSPQLAEAARTLRLSLWQRLRLLVLPGAAPAIFAGLRLSLIYAWLGTIGAEYFMPSDGGIASLMIGAQQLFRMDQVMAAMVLIGLVGALLGTLGQRLESRATRWRTA; translated from the coding sequence ATGAATGGAATTCTGAGCAAGGGTCGGGCAAGCCTTCTGGGGCCGCGGCGCGGCCCCTTCGCGACGCAAGGCCGCTTCTACATTGGCGGGCGCGTGCTTCCCTGGGTGCTGCCTGGGCTGATCGCGCTGTTGTGGTGGGTGGCGAGTCGGCAGCACTGGATGAGCGAGCAGATTCTGCCGGCACCTTCGCTGGTCTGGCAAAGTGCTGTGGAGTTCGGTTCCGGTGAGCTCTGGGGGCACCTGTGGATAAGTCTGCAGCGGCTGTTCTGGGGGCTGCTGGCAGGCATCGCCAGTGGCTTGTTGCTGGGGGCCTGGCTGGGCACTTCGCGACGCGCGCAAACGCTGGTATTGCCCAGTTTCGTGGCGCTGGCACAGATTCCGACCTTGGCGTGGATCCCGCTGTTCATGTTGTTCTTCGGCATCGGTGAACTGCTCAAGCTGGTGGTGCTGGTGAAAGCCGTGGTGGTGCCAGTGACCTTGCACACCCTGGTGGGTGTGCGCGACGCCCAACCCAAGCTGCGCGAAGCCGCAGGCGTGTTGCGCCTGCCTCGGCATCTGCTGTTCCTGCGCCTGTTGCTGCCGGCCGCCCTGCCCGCCTTCCTCACCGGCGTACGCCTGGCACTGGCCACCGGCTGGACCTCATTGCTGGCGGTGGAACTGCTGGCCTCCAGCGAAGGCATCGGTTACCTGATGGTATGGGGCCGCCAACTGTTCATGCTCGACCTGGTGCTGCTGTGCATTCTGGTGATCGGCCTGGTCGGCGCCCTGCTGGAGCGCGGCTTTTCAAACCTGGAGAAGCGCCTGCTGTTCTGGCCGCAACCCGCCACAGGCGAACAGCAGCGCGGGCCTGTGCCCAGGGGCTGGCAAAGCCTGCTGCTGCCGGCGGCATTGCTTGCCCTGTGGCAGGCCAGCAGCAGCCTGGGCTGGGTCGACACGAATATCCTGACTTCGCCGCTGGAGGTACTGCACACATTGCTCGCCGGCCTGGCCGATGGTTCGCTGGCGCACGCCATGCTGCTGAGCCTGCAACGTACCCTGACTGGATTGCTGCTCGGTGGCAGTGCCGGATTGCTGTTGGGCTTGCTGCTGGGCCTTTCATACCCTGCCGAGCGGGTATTGAGCCCCAGCCTGTCGGCATTGCGCCAAGTGGCGCTGTTCGCCTGGGTGCCGCTGCTCACGGCCTGTTTCGGACTGGGCGAAGGCGCCAAGCACGTGTTCGTCGGCCTGGCAGCCTTCTTCCCCCTCTTGATCGCCACGCAACGCGGCATCGCCAGCCTCTCGCCGCAGCTGGCCGAAGCCGCTCGTACCCTGCGCCTGAGCCTGTGGCAACGGCTGCGCCTGCTGGTGCTGCCTGGCGCTGCCCCGGCCATTTTCGCCGGCCTGCGCCTGTCGCTGATCTACGCCTGGCTGGGCACCATCGGCGCGGAGTACTTCATGCCTTCGGATGGTGGCATTGCCAGCCTGATGATCGGCGCGCAGCAGCTGTTCCGCATGGATCAGGTCATGGCTGCGATGGTTTTGATCGGCCTGGTCGGCGCCCTGCTCGGCACCCTCGGACAACGCCTCGAATCGCGCGCCACGCGCTGGAGAACCGCATGA
- a CDS encoding ABC transporter ATP-binding protein, protein MNAFNPSTLKAANQAVATPSLVSFENVGKAFRVDGQPFEALRDFNLSIEQGEFIAIVGASGCGKSTLLRLLVGLDTDYSGNIRIDGKPVTGIGGERGIVFQEHRLFPWLNVEQNIALGLVNEPLTQGERARRVHEHVQLVGLTGFESAYPHQLSGGMAQRVAIARGLVASPRILLLDEPFGALDALTRQQLQDELLAIRERAGITILLVTHDAEEATYLADRVVVLQPRPGRIKQLVDIALPHPRNRTGVALHGLREQVLQQITGHHAPVTPNARRVEGLRPELIAL, encoded by the coding sequence ATGAACGCTTTCAATCCCTCGACCCTCAAAGCAGCCAACCAGGCCGTCGCCACGCCGTCGCTGGTCAGTTTCGAAAACGTCGGCAAGGCGTTCCGTGTGGACGGCCAGCCCTTCGAAGCCTTGCGCGACTTCAACCTGTCGATCGAGCAGGGAGAATTCATCGCCATCGTCGGCGCGTCGGGTTGTGGCAAGTCCACCTTGCTGCGGCTGCTGGTGGGCCTGGACACCGACTACAGTGGCAACATCCGTATCGACGGCAAGCCCGTCACGGGGATCGGTGGCGAGCGTGGCATCGTGTTCCAGGAGCACCGTTTGTTCCCCTGGCTGAACGTGGAGCAGAACATCGCCCTGGGCCTGGTCAACGAACCCCTCACCCAAGGCGAACGCGCCAGACGAGTCCACGAGCATGTTCAACTGGTGGGCCTGACCGGCTTCGAGTCGGCCTATCCGCACCAGCTATCCGGTGGCATGGCCCAGCGTGTGGCGATTGCCCGCGGCCTGGTGGCCAGCCCAAGGATCCTGCTGCTGGATGAACCTTTCGGCGCCCTGGATGCGCTGACCCGCCAGCAGCTGCAGGACGAGCTGCTGGCCATTCGCGAGCGCGCCGGCATCACCATCCTGCTGGTAACCCACGATGCCGAAGAAGCCACTTACCTGGCAGACCGCGTGGTGGTTCTGCAGCCGCGGCCAGGGCGTATCAAGCAGCTGGTGGACATCGCCCTGCCGCACCCGCGCAACCGTACAGGCGTGGCGCTGCACGGCCTGCGCGAGCAGGTGCTGCAACAGATCACCGGCCATCACGCCCCTGTCACACCGAATGCCAGGCGCGTGGAGGGCCTGCGCCCCGAACTCATCGCCCTCTAG